The Helicobacter cetorum MIT 00-7128 region CTTCATCGCTCATTTTTTCTAAGCTCTTTTGTAAAATGCTAGAAAGCATGTTTTCTTCAATGAGATTTGTATCAGATTTCTTATTATAATTGACTTTTAATTTATCACAGACTTCGCATAGAATTTCTCTATATAAAACTCCTGTTCCTCTCAATGCGCTCACAAAACTATTAGCTCCATAATGTTGCAACTCTTCAGCGATTTTCTCTACATATTTAATGTAATCATTGCCATGCTTTTTGCATTCTTCTGACAAACTCAATCCCTCAGTAAGCCTTTTTTCTCCGTCCTTATCATAAACAAGCACCTCAAACAAATCTTTCAAATCATTAGAAGTTAATTCTCTTAAAAATTCCAAATCACTATCATACCTATATGCCATACTACTCCCTTTTAATTTTATTTCTAATCATTCGCTAAATAACTACCAAAACCGCAAAAATTGCTATCTCAAAATCAGATTAGCGATTAGCGATTAGCGATTAGCGATTAGCGATTAGCGATTAGCGATTAGCGATTAGCGATTAGCGATTAGCGATTAGCGATTAGCGATTAGCGATTAGCGATTAGCGATT contains the following coding sequences:
- a CDS encoding DUF3944 domain-containing protein codes for the protein MAYRYDSDLEFLRELTSNDLKDLFEVLVYDKDGEKRLTEGLSLSEECKKHGNDYIKYVEKIAEELQHYGANSFVSALRGTGVLYREILCEVCDKLKVNYNKKSDTNLIEENMLSSILQKSLEKMSDEEIRELCDDLGVKNTNKLGKQALSTAALTLFKMGGFKSYQLALIVANAVMKAIFQRGLSLGANATLTRGLSILTGPVGWIITGVWTAIDIAGPAYRVTIPACILVATLRLKAQTNAVKNLL